Within the Streptomyces sp. R41 genome, the region CGGCGCTGGACTCGGGGATCAACTACTTCGACACGGCCAAGTAGGCATTTTGATGCATCGAGATACGCAGCGACCGCCGCCCCCCATGTAGAGGAGCGGCGGTCGCGGGCTCGGGGAGCCCGCTGATCACCAGGCGAAGGCCTCCGGAGACGGGCCCGGCCCGGGGAAGATCTCGTCGAGCGAGGTGAGGACTTCCTCGCTCAGTTCCAGCTCTACGGCCCGCAGCGCAGACTCCAGCTGTTCGGCGGTGCGCGGGCCCACGATCGGGCCGGTGACGCCGGGACGGGTGAGGAGCCAGGCCAGGGCGGCTTCTCCGGGCTCGATGCCGTGCTTGTCGAGGAGGTCCTCGTACGCCTGGATCTGCGCGCGTGAGGTGGGGTTGGCGAGGGTGTCGGCGGCCCTGCCGCTGGCCCGGCGCCCGCCCGAGATCTCCTTCTTGATGACTCCGCCGAGCAGTCCGCCCTGGAGCGGCGACCAGGGGATGACTCCGAGGCCGTACTCCTGCGCGGCCGGGATGACCTCCATCTCGGCGCGGCGCTCGGCGAGGTTGTAGAGGCACTGCTCGCTGACGAGGCCGATGGTGCCGGAGCGGTGGGCGGCGATCTCATTGGCCTGGGCGATCTTGTAGCCGGGGAAGTTGGAGGACCCGACGTAGAGGATCTTGCCCTGCTGGATGAGCGTGTCGATCGCCTGCCAGATCTCCTCGAAGGGGGTGGCACGGTCGATGTGGTGGAACTGGTAGACGTCGATGTAGTCGGTCTGCAGCCGCTTGAGGCTGGCGTCCACGGCCCTGCGGATGTTCAGCGCGGAGAGCTTGTCGTGGTTGGGCCAGGGGGCCTCGCCGTCGGCGGCCATGTTGCCGTACACCTTGGTCGCGAGCACGGTCTTGTCGCGCCGCTCGCCGCCCTTGGCGAACCAGTTGCCGATGATCTCTTCGGTACGGCCCTTGTTCTCGCCCCACCCATAGACGTTGGCCGTATCCACGAAATTCAGCCCCGCGTCCAGCGCAGAGTCCAGGATCGCGTGGCTGGTGGGTTCGTCGGTCTGAGGTCCGAAGTTCATGGTGCCGAGCACCAGCCGACTGACCTTGAGTCCCGTGCGTCCGAGCTGCGTGTACTCCATGGCCCCCAAGCCAACGCCTTCGAGCCCGCTCAAGGCAACCGGTACCTGCGCCTCTGTGCGCCTTCCTCAGCCGCTTACGCGTGACTGTCCGAGGTCACCCCGCCGTACCGGTGAGCGCCCGGTAGACAGTCGCCTGACCGATGCCAAGAGCCTTGGCGATGGCACCGTAGCTCTGACCCTCCGCCCTCAAGTCTTCGGCGCGCTGGATCATCTTGGGGTCCATGGCCTTGGGGCGCCCGCCCACCTTGCCCTGCGCCTTGGCGGCGGCGAGTCCGGCAACGGTCCGGTCCTTGATGAGCGCCCGCTCGAACTCGGCCATGGCCGCGATGATCTGGAAGAACAGTCGCCCGTCGGCGGAAGTGGTGTCGACGGAGGACAGAGCACCGGTCAGCACCTTGAACCCCACTCCCTTGGCACGCAGGCCGTCAACGATGGACACCAGGTCGATCAGCGACCGGCCGAGACGATCGAGCTTCCAGACGCACAGGGTGTCGCCCTCACGCAGGTAGTCGAGTACGGCTGCCAGCTCTGGCCGGTCGGCGTTCTTCCCGCTGGCCGTTTCCTCGAAGATGCGGGCGCAGCCTGCCTCCGTCAGCGTGTCGCGCTGTAGCTGCGCCTCCTGGTCTTCGGTGCTGATGCGTGCGTACCCAATGAGGTGCCCCGCGGGAGTGATGATCTTCGACACAAGCCGGATCATTCCACAACTCATTCCGAAACACCAAGTGTTCCAGAACATCGAATGCATGAGTTTCGGAACGGGATGGCGGCACGCTCTGGAGCGTTCCGATAACCATCGTTTCTGGAATGACCCTGGCGTGATCACGCCCCGCCAGGGTCAACGGCTTGAAGTTCCAGACAGCACGGGAGTTCAGCTCGGCCATGGCAGCACGGTGAGTTCCGGCCACTGGCTCTTCCAGCGCGTGGCCTTGGCCTCGTAGACCTCCTGCGGGGCAAGGACCGGGTTGGGGCGGACCACAAGGTTGAAAATGTCGGAGAGCCCATGGGGTGCATACACGCGCCACTCTCCGGTCGGTTCCAGCCTCAC harbors:
- a CDS encoding aldo/keto reductase; amino-acid sequence: MEYTQLGRTGLKVSRLVLGTMNFGPQTDEPTSHAILDSALDAGLNFVDTANVYGWGENKGRTEEIIGNWFAKGGERRDKTVLATKVYGNMAADGEAPWPNHDKLSALNIRRAVDASLKRLQTDYIDVYQFHHIDRATPFEEIWQAIDTLIQQGKILYVGSSNFPGYKIAQANEIAAHRSGTIGLVSEQCLYNLAERRAEMEVIPAAQEYGLGVIPWSPLQGGLLGGVIKKEISGGRRASGRAADTLANPTSRAQIQAYEDLLDKHGIEPGEAALAWLLTRPGVTGPIVGPRTAEQLESALRAVELELSEEVLTSLDEIFPGPGPSPEAFAW
- a CDS encoding recombinase family protein: MIRLVSKIITPAGHLIGYARISTEDQEAQLQRDTLTEAGCARIFEETASGKNADRPELAAVLDYLREGDTLCVWKLDRLGRSLIDLVSIVDGLRAKGVGFKVLTGALSSVDTTSADGRLFFQIIAAMAEFERALIKDRTVAGLAAAKAQGKVGGRPKAMDPKMIQRAEDLRAEGQSYGAIAKALGIGQATVYRALTGTAG